A window of the Streptomyces sp. NBC_01351 genome harbors these coding sequences:
- a CDS encoding S8 family peptidase, with translation MRLLARLATAALLAVTPVAAGTASAAAPEPTPAPLLKAANPVPGKYIVTLEKGQEAAKVAQKMGLKPSFVYTSAMSGFAVPLTPLQLTIVRNSLGVESVEEDASVQSVPMPTSTGSLRAPSNSWGQDRIDQKTLPLDQSFTTEGNGAGVTAYILDTGIDYDHTEFGGRATFGYDAIGDGRNGKDCQGHGTHVAGTVGGATYGVARKASLVSVRVLGCDGKGTWSGIIAGMDWVAKNAKQPAVMNGSLGGDRSAAVNNAATAVSDAGVLPVIAAGNSAVDACNISPASAARVLTVAATNQWDEETSFSNYGTCVSLYAPGAAIVSAKLGGGSVALDGTSMAAPHVAGVAVLYKQAHPSADPAELNEWLDSESTKDVLHSISKGSPNQLLFTNGI, from the coding sequence ATGCGCCTGCTCGCACGTCTGGCCACCGCCGCCCTCCTCGCCGTCACCCCGGTCGCGGCCGGTACGGCCTCCGCCGCCGCGCCCGAGCCGACCCCGGCCCCGCTTCTCAAGGCGGCCAATCCGGTGCCGGGGAAGTACATCGTGACCCTGGAGAAGGGCCAGGAAGCGGCGAAGGTCGCGCAGAAGATGGGCCTGAAGCCCTCGTTCGTCTACACCTCGGCGATGAGCGGCTTCGCGGTACCACTGACCCCGCTCCAGCTGACGATCGTCCGCAACAGCCTGGGGGTGGAGTCGGTCGAGGAGGACGCCTCGGTCCAGTCCGTGCCGATGCCGACCTCGACGGGTTCGCTGCGGGCCCCGTCGAACTCCTGGGGCCAGGACCGGATCGACCAGAAGACACTGCCCCTGGACCAGAGCTTCACCACCGAGGGCAACGGCGCGGGGGTGACCGCGTACATCCTCGACACCGGCATCGATTACGACCACACCGAGTTCGGAGGCCGGGCCACCTTCGGCTACGACGCGATCGGTGACGGCCGCAACGGCAAGGACTGCCAGGGCCACGGCACGCACGTCGCGGGCACGGTCGGCGGCGCGACGTACGGCGTGGCGCGGAAGGCGAGCCTGGTCAGCGTCCGCGTGCTCGGCTGTGACGGCAAGGGCACGTGGTCGGGGATCATCGCGGGCATGGACTGGGTGGCGAAGAACGCCAAGCAGCCGGCCGTCATGAACGGCTCCCTGGGCGGGGACCGGTCGGCCGCGGTCAACAACGCGGCGACCGCCGTGTCAGACGCGGGTGTGCTGCCGGTCATCGCGGCGGGCAACTCCGCCGTCGACGCCTGCAACATCTCGCCCGCGTCGGCGGCCCGCGTGCTCACCGTCGCCGCAACCAACCAGTGGGACGAGGAGACCTCCTTCTCCAACTACGGCACCTGCGTCTCCCTCTACGCGCCGGGTGCGGCCATCGTCTCCGCGAAGCTCGGCGGCGGCAGCGTGGCCCTCGACGGCACGTCGATGGCCGCACCGCACGTCGCCGGAGTCGCCGTCCTCTACAAGCAGGCACACCCGAGCGCGGACCCGGCGGAGCTCAACGAGTGGCTGGACAGCGAGTCCACGAAGGACGTCCTGCACAGCATCAGCAAGGGCAGCCCGAACCAGCTGCTGTTCACCAACGGCATCTGA
- a CDS encoding protease inhibitor I9 family protein, with product MPPTTNRPPASRAAADHPTYIVTVRRGLDPAHIAQAYGITPVHVFRTAMNGFAAPLSPEQVEALRATVLVESVEEDGEGSSLGAAG from the coding sequence ATGCCGCCGACCACGAACCGGCCCCCCGCGTCCCGGGCGGCAGCCGACCACCCCACGTACATCGTCACCGTCCGCCGCGGCCTCGACCCGGCCCACATCGCGCAGGCCTACGGCATCACCCCGGTACACGTCTTCCGCACCGCGATGAACGGCTTCGCCGCCCCGCTCTCCCCCGAGCAGGTCGAGGCCCTGCGGGCGACGGTGCTCGTGGAGTCGGTCGAGGAGGACGGCGAGGGGTCCTCCCTCGGCGCCGCCGGCTGA